CCCTTCTCGCACAGGTGATGCTAATCAACTTTTTTTGTCGGTACCGTCCCTGCAATGCCTGCATACAAACTGAACTAGTAATAGCATCACGTACATTTATTTCCGTTTTGAAAAATTTAAAAAGCCATAACTTCTGAACCGAAGGTCAAAATTGTGATCTGTTTTCACTGTTGGGTTACTGAGGGCGACCTCTTCAGAACTAGATCCCATGCGGGCATGTTTCGATAAATTTTTACGGGATAGCAACTTTTTCTTGAAAGTAAACAACTTAGGCTCATTTTTCGCAACTCACTCTGCTTTGCTAACGAGGCTCCTGTGTAGGTATTATGGTTCATGTGTTGGGAGCTTTCACTTTTCTGGTTGCAACTTTTCACGTGCTAGTAACTTTGGCTGTTATATCGATTAATTTTTGCATATTGTACTTTTGACTCAAACACTTGCAATTTTAGTTTCTATATCGACAACCTGAACTCTCAAATTAGCCACTTTGGCTTCTATATGAGTAACTTTTAACGTACTAGCAACTCTGGTTGCTATAGCAGCAACTATTCACATATTAGCAACTTTTGCTAATGTGTCGGGAATTTTGTCTTTCGTACCTCTCATTCTAGCAAATATTGGTCACATTCTAACAATTGTTGCTCTCATACTGTCAATTAACTCTCATATTAACAACTTTGTCTCTCATAAGAGCAATTATTGCTCCCATAGCAAACTTTGGCTCTCATATCAATGGCGGGTTTTGCTTCAATTCAAAACCGCAACTTTAACTCCAATACTAACAGTTATTGCTCACATACTAGCAAATTTTACTCTCACATTAGCAACTACTTCTCACATGTTAAACAACTTCACTCTCATACTGACAACTTTGACTCACATTCTGATAACTTTGACTCACATACTAGCAATTTCGGCTCTTATGCCGGCAAGTTTGACTTCCATACAACGAACTTTGGTTTCTATAATGGCAACTTTGTCTCTCATATTAGCAACTTTGTTTTCCACCCGGTAACAATTTTTGTTCAACTGTAGCAACTTTCACTCTGTCACAAACAATTTTGGTATGACATGGTGGCAATTTTGTCTTCTATGTTGGCAATATTTTCTTATGTGTCGACAACTGTGAGTTTTTCATACAAACAACTTTGTTCCTATACCGGCAAATTTAACTCCGATAACGGTGACTTTGGTTCATATATTTGCAACTTTGACTCATATACTTGCAACTTTGACTCTGGTGCTAGTAACTTTGGTTCACATACCGGCAACTTTGACTCACATACGCACAACTTTAACTCACATACTAGTAACTTTAGCTACCGATAATTGTGACTCTTATgctagcaactttggttctCGTACTAGCAACTTTTGCTCTCACATTTATCCCCATTTCAGGCAAAGCCATATCTAGTAGTGCAAGAACTGTATAACACGGAACTTAACAACAAAGGTAGATAACTTAGGTCTCAAAAGTCGCTTTGTTTTAATAGAAggttgcttttttttaaaaggtcgttcaaacatacacatatgggatctagttttgaagagcTCAACACGAAAAACCCAACCGTGAAAACGGATCAAAATTCTGATGCCCGAGTCAAAAGTTATGGCTTTTTGAATGCTTCAAATCAAAATTAAATGCAAGATAAGATGACATGCAGGGGCTCATATGTTTGCATGCAGCGATGCGACCGTGTTAAGCTAAAcgacaggaaaaaaaactgcatGTTGCTTCCGCTTTGGCTGGCTAGACCACTCGACACAAGCATGCGCTCGTGAGAGAGTAAAAGTGCAGCTGCATTTGTTAGCCATTGGGTTTAAATTTTAGTCTTTTGAATTTTAATTTAATGAacttctaattttttttagctttTAGTTTTTACTTTTGATTTTTACATTATAGATTTAAACTTTTCAttgtagaaataaaaaaaagcgTGCCCACGCCGTCGACAACGGAGCTGTCGGCTGGCCTGCATCTTCCTCTCGATGTCATCGAGGGCGGCGAACTCCGCCCTGAAGCGACATGAGAGGAGGTGGTGAGGACGACAATGCATGGAGGGGAGCGGCGACGGTGGATCCAGGGAAGATCTGCGAGGGTGGCGGATCTGAGGAGGACAGGCAACGGGCACGGTGGATCcagggaggaggggcggcaGGGGCAACATATTAGGAGGGGGGTGGGGATGGGAGAGAAGTTGCAGGGGCATATGGAACAAGAACAAACTAAAGCTAGACGATAATGTTTATTTTTCGCTAGCACTATTGTGGATGAAGGTTAACTGCCTTGACAGCTGCTGTGCTCAATCACAACAAACGTGGCAACATGACAAGCGCTTCCGCTGAAGATTGTAGATAGATTGTACAAGCCAAAAGTTCATCAAGAAGATATAACAGACTCGGCGTTTTGTATCAGCTTAGCAGGTTTATCCTCACAAAGATTTAACAAGGACATCAAATGAAGAGTGTAGCAAAGTTTAGAGTCTAGCATCGTGTGTACCAACTGCCAGATGCAAGAACTCATTAAATCAATAGCTTATATCCTGTGGTATGATGCATCCAACTACTGCATATGAAAGAGCCCCAGGTAACAGTATTGCTTGATTCAGAATGTTTCCCCGTAATACAAGATGAGGGAACTCTGGCACTAACATATTCAACAAGCCAAAGGGCTCCCCCTTGGATCTATAAAAAACTTCCCAGAATACCATGAAATGGAAGATGGTGGTGCCTTCATGTATCTTCTATGAGAACTTTGTCTAGAGAAATACTATGCCCTCTGAAAAACAATAAGAACGGTATCAGTAgcatgttccttttttttaagggaagCAGTTCTGTTGCTCTAAATTTATCTAAAAGTAGCTTCCACATGAGCTGATACGATATGCTGCCTGCTTTTATTTAAGGTTTATCAGGTTTCAtcaagacaaggctttgaccaagaattacttaGTTAATAGtatgtggtttatatgacatgaaatatGTATAACTGGATTAGTTTTTTAAAGTACCTACTGATAACTGTGGTTTCATGCCATATAAAGCCCATATTAATGGAGCAACTCTTGTTAAACcttgtcttaacaaaaccTAATGCACCTTATATATGAATAGGAGTAGTATCCAAGCCTTAACCAGAACTTGGTAGCACCAATTGTGCACCTTCACTGAAACTGCCAAACCGAATCATCAATCAGCTTCTACCAACATTTCGGCACATGACCACCACGAGAAAATCTATGTCACTTATCTGCCATCACCCTCATTATCCTAACGAAATGACATGGTACCACAATACTATACGCCTGTACGGTTATTTCGCAAATATCCTAGGTACTTCATTGTGTCGAGGGATTAAATATCGCTACCTTGTAACGGCACGGTTGTTGTTCGTGATTTGTTTAGATGTGGCGATATGCTTGGGGTACCGGTGGATCTAACGCTCAGATTTACTCAGGTTCAGACCCCAAGGATTGGGTAATAGCCCTCCTCCTGCCTGACTTGTATTTCATGGGGATCACAGAGTAGAATTGCGTTTACAATGGGGGATACCCGGTGAGTTAGAGGAAATCGACGGGCCAGGGTTTGTGTCTACAGTAGGCTTATGTGGTTCTCCAATCACTTCTCTCTTGCTTACCGACCCTTGGCCACCTTTATATATGCGCAGTATGGAGGTTGCACACTCGTCTCTGAGTAGGACTCAGTGATATGCCAGGCTAGTCTCCTAATTGTAAATGGGTGGAACCCATGTTGACTTGTTTCCATGTAATCCGCAAGGTTTCCTTCAGGACTCGGGGTGTATCCGCCTAGGTTGGTGGAACCCTGTATGGTCCTGCTTAGGGTAGATGTATtgtattcctccgtccaacaaaggatgtctcaactttgactaaatttgaatgcatctatacactaagtcatgtctagatacatccaaattttgacaaacttgagacatcttttgttggatggagggagtagtatgaCTATTCATAGAGACATAGTAAGTGGCAAATATTCAGTAGACgcttcaaaagaaaacaacaaaggTTCACCggtatttcttttttccacCATCCTTTCTTGTTCATCAGCCAAACAAGTGGTCTGCAATGAGAGAATTGATCGAAAATTTCTAATGGTGCACATTTACATTGACAGTCATTGCCATTTTCAGTGTAATGAGATTATGAGCAAAGAACGCAAAGTCATGCAATTTTTTATATTATAATCCAATGAGGTAAAACTATGAGCAAACAATGCAATTCCATGTCAAAGATTTTGATATTTTCATATGTAACAAGTATAAGCAAAATAGTGCAAGTTCCACATGGACGGATGCTATTACCTCCGCAATAATGGTTTACTCTGCAGAATCAGAATCGTCATCATTATATTTAGGAGCTGAGTTTCTAGGCAGGAATTCCTCATTAGGGTAAGTGTCTGCAAATAACTGCAAGAAATAGCAACAGAACAAATTTATCAAATGGAGGACAGATGCTTATGTGCCATTATGCCATGTATTTAAACATCTGAATATATTATGCTTGGGGCAGCTAGTGATGCAATCAATAAATGACGAGTCAACTTCTAAAGCTATCTACCTCAAAGGCTGTATGTGGTTTttatgacatgaaatttatattcATAGATCCGCCTTAAAAAATACTTACTGATAATTGTGGTTTCGTACCATATAAATCACATACTGAGAaaaggaggaagtactaaACATGGCAATAAAATATTCCATATCGAAAAGAACAGCTCTAACTTTTGAAACTCCCATGACTGGCAAGAATTCTGACACTTTCTCACGCAGGTACAGCACTGAGAGTAAAATGCAATACCTTCTTTGTTGATTCCAGTATATTTCTGAAGTCCAGATCTTCATCAGGCATGGGGCATGACAGCACAGTACCAGACGTTCCCTGATAGTGGAAGACAGGGCAAATGTTCTTACTAAAAGAACATAAATATGCGTGTCTAAATAGCCAATGATTTTACCAGTGTTAAAACTGTGAGCATAATCCATAAGGATAATCAAAGAAAGGCACCTGTGTGATCTCCTGAACATACACACACTTCCAAATTAGCGCTGGCTTTGTATCATCATTGTTTTCACTTTTTGTTTCTAAAGGGCCTTCTGAACCCTCTAAAGCCTGAGTATGGAAAAGAACCTCTATTGCTTTGTTTATGCATTGCTTTCCTGTAATGGCATCAGAACATGGAGTAGATAGATATGCTATATACCTGCAAATAAAATTAGCTTGTAAGGGAATATGTTTGCCCTACATTTATACAGTGATAATTCTAATTGTACTGATGCCTGGGTTAGAAATTTGATGCAGAAAGTACACTAAACACCGCATATATTAGTGATATGAAAATGACTTACATTCCCGGAGGACATACTGCTACGTTGCTGCTCAACTGGAGCACCCGGACAGCTGCAACCTGCTGCTCTTGTATTGCTAAAATAAAGGCAACAAATGGTgtaagaaaagagagaaacatATCCCCCATAGCTACTTCAAGAACTGTTCTTACATTTTGGTGGGAAAACAACAAGAACATTTGATGAATCCTGCTTCACAGATCTGCTGATCATGCATATTCCCCTAGCAACTTCTCTTTGTGCCTTTGAGTCTGAAGCATCAGATGGCAAGTCCAAGGAAGGAATTTTGTATGATGGATCAAGTATCAACTGCTGGCACAAAATATCCTGGCCAGATGCTAACCTGGTGCCTATATAACGCTTCTTTTCCTGATCAAGAGAATGTTGATTATTGGATGCTATTCATAAAGAAATGgtaatagaaaaaaaaactggtagTGCAGATCCACCGCTAAAGTGTACAATATCTCCCATGGGcaaataaacaaagaaaacaatcacTTATCTACTGATTCTGGTGATTGGTCTGATGTATTCAAACCTATAAAATGAGTCAATGTCATGCTTATAGGTGGACAAGTTTGGTAATTTCCAGATCAGAAATTTTGTGACTATTGGTATAGTTCTCTGAGCTATGATAGCACAGGATCACCTAATATATGATAGCAGCATAGCACTGCATCTTTCTCCCTTTTGAAGCAGCAGTGGTACTAGTAGGAGCATCAATATCAGATagcgagggagggaggaagtaGATACGTGGCTTTTGTACTCTTAAAGTATGAACACTGACAGGTGGTTTTCCCTAGTTAATAGTTATGTAACATCTTTTCTGGACCAAGTGACTCTTATTAACGTATGCAAATCTGTTTGTTAACACACATTTGGACATGACAGTAGAAGTTAACAATTAAAAGGTGGATAAAATAAGGAAGAAACACGAAAGGATCTTATTGTATATTTGGCTATATCAGATAAACAAATAATGAAAAGAATATGGCTAGCATGGAGCTCAAATTTGTCTTACCTCATCCATAAGAAGAGCTGTGACTGGCATCCGCAATACCTGATTGACAGAAGAGAGAGATTACCAGAGCTAAGTATCAAAAGGTTCATAAAAGACACTGGTTTACAGGATAGTTGACCAAGTTATTTTCCTAAGAAATTAAGCAATGCAAGTCATTCAGTAGAGAGTTGCCAACCCTTTGCCTAGCACATAATATTATCAAATGTTATGCCCCAGTCAGATTGCGAGGGAGGCTatgcaaatcatgtgacaAAAAGATATTAGTATACTATAGCTGCAAGATTATCACCAACAATAAGCCATAGCTGCATGCAAAAATCATAGCTGTATATACTTTGAGAATGTCATCTTACATATAGGGCACCCTTAACAGCAGCAAAGCGGCAGAAAGCTTGAGGCAGCTCGCCATGCCCATACATTGGGTAAATGAAAGCACCTTCTGCATTAGCAAACCTGTtacggtaaaaaaaaaataggaataGTAAATAATTTGGCCCGTAGCACGGCACTTGTTTAAAACCACATATATCCCTAAAGCTAAACACAAGTTAATGGATTCTTCAGTAAGGTGTACGCAAGTTATGTCTTTCCAGAGAGGAGCCAGGAAAAGGTTCAAGGAATAAAAAATGACCTTCCAATGGACGAGGAGTAGAGAGCTATGGTCTTGATCCCATCTCTTGTTGTTAGCAATTTTTCACAAGGTTCCGCGACATCTTGATCATGATCTGCCATGGCAATTGCATACAATACAACCCTATAAACAAGACACAGAAGCCCCTGTAAGTCACATTACTAAAAATAGATTACAGTAGACAACTTCAGAATGCTCTTACGCCCTTATCTTGGGTGGAAGCCGCTGTTTCTCAAGGAATTCGGTGAAGGGGAGGACTAGTTCCTCCTCGGATATCATACCAGAAGCTTCGCCCTCCCGCTCATTATcgccagaagaagaagcggcaATGTGCGACTGTACAAGCTTGAAGAACCTGAACAGGAGGTTCTTCTCCGTAAGCTGAAGCGTGGCGTCCTTGAAGATGGCCTTCCTTGAGTCCGGTACCGGGTAGAGAGCACCATCCCAGTAGAGGAGGGTGCCCCCCTCCACGCTCTTGAACTCCACATGGTGACTTCCCCCTGACCTCAGAAGAAGGTCCACAGCCTCGTCGGCGCAGTAGAGCACCCTGGGACCCACCAGATCGACCGTGAAGCGCCTGGACGACTCGGGAACCGTCCCCGAGGTTTCAACCTCCGAGTACAAACTGCGGCGCTCGAGATCGACGGCGGTGtgagaagcggcggcggcggaggaggaggaggttgcGGTTGAGGAGGACGGGCAGGGGGTGGAGGAGTCGGAGGAGAGAAAGGAATGAAGGGAAGGGAGCGggatggaggagaagagggagcCGTAGAAGGGGTTGGGATCGACGTGGAGGACCGTcttcccggccgccgcgcaggcggcggcgaggatggaCTCCGGGAGGCCGGTGCCACAGACGACCACGTCGAAGGAGGTGGGATCGATGGTGGGGTAGTCGTCCAGGGagccgccggcggaggcgtCCGCCATGGTCACCGGGAAATCTCGGTATCAGATGGAGatcagcaggagcagcagcgaggCGTCGAAGAAGCGAGCAACGGAGCAAGCGCTTCCAGccagttctttctttcttttggacGGCTTCTGAGTTCTGATCTGATGTTTACTTGCGTCTCAGAACTGGAGAAAACTTTATGTACGTATCATTTTCGCAATATAATCACAGTAGAAACTATTTCAAGGCACAGGGGTTCTAGCGGACACACAACCGGATTCATCATGCAAGAGTTTATACAATTTGGCAACAACTTCTGAGCAGAAGACCTAGCTAATTCCTCAATACATCGCGGCAAAAGTTTATAAAATCCTCAATAGAACCTGTAACTAAATCCTCTCAGAACTGGATTCGCTCATGCAAAAGTTTATCACAATTTGCCAGAGTTCTTACAAAAATCTCCCAATACATATTTAGGGAAAAAGGAAATTCCTACAACTTCTACACGCCGGTACTAAAATCGGTGCCATTGCTCCTACAGGCCGAATCAGGCAAATCTCACAACGCAGAGGGGAAACCAACCTCTGATAAGCTACAAGTGTTAAATCAGCCAAGTTCCTAGTGCAATACTTAACCTGAAGAACGATTTGCAGAAACTGGTGATTAATTTTACCTGCAAACGAGACTTCTAATTTGCATGAAGTTGTTAAACACGCCATATAAATTAGGCTGCATCATATTTACAAACTACATTCACCTCTCCTGAGcctctggagtctggactAACTCTTCAGTGAAAAAACCTTTGCCGACACCGTGCTGATCCCATTTCCTCATACTCTGATTTTGTAACACACATTGATTCAAAACCAGGGCTCGACGCTAGGATGGATCCTCCTCTCCAGACACCAAGAATCGGGCTAGACAAAGTAGCAAAACATTAATAGTGTTCGGTGcacatgagagagagagagagagagagagagagttacATACTTCTCCTGAGGAATTATCTTCACATGATAGTCCTCGGGCACAAGAGGCCGAAGTTCTATTTTCCTGTGAATACAAATATCATGATCTGAGCAGACTCAGTCCAAAGTGAAATAACACCGTCTCTTGtgccaaagaaacaaaaacaacttACAGTCTTTCAGTGAATCTAGGGAATAGCGTGCTTCCACCTGTCAAGATTATGCTGGAAACAACCCAGCACATGTGAACAAGAGTAACAGAATCAAAGATCTAGGCTCAGGCATGTTACAAATAAATGATACCTCTCAAAAAGCACAGGTTGAATAAATGGATGGCAAGCTTGTACAGAACGGACTATACACTCCGCAAGGCCAGCTTGATTCATACCTACAAATGAAATATTGGTATTCTTATTTCTTACTCTTGCAAAAGAGAATATGGTAAATTGTCATTCACCAAGAAGAGAAATTAATAAAGCTATTATGAAGTAAGTCAATGGAACTGTTGCTGCTAACTTAGTGCCAATGAATGTTGTCCACGTGGTCACTCAGCTTAGACATGTTAGGTTCAGCCTTTTCTTATGGCTATAGGCCAAATCTACCCACCTGATCCAACATAAATTGGAGTTTAATTTGAGTGGAGAAAATGGAAACTGGAGAAAATATAACTATCATGATTGCTAATGATTTTATGAAAAGtttgaaaagaagagaaaaggatAAGATAGACTGATGGAAATTTAATCTCCATAAGTGTTTTGTTGCCCATCAAAATTTTAGAGAACAAACAAGAGAAATTGCAACACATAGGTTTTGATCTTAGCACCCATGTTCAAATTTTCTATCCTCCAGTTCCTTTTCATTTACGTTTGCTCCATTTTGAGCCACCAAATAAAGCATAAGTATGCATAAAAATTCAAAGCCTGCTGTTGTAACTTACAAGATCCAAAGGCAAAATGTATCCAGTTTAATGTAATGGAAGTGGTCAATATTTAATGAAATTCAATCCGACATTCCACCTTGTGAATGATTGCCAACCATTTTGACAGCTACTTTAGAATGAAGAAAAGTATAGTCAGAAAATTCATATATTCCTAACCATCATCAGAAAGATTATATATGATATATCTGGTTGACAAATCATTTTTGTTAAGGATGGGAATTAATTATGTTCTTATCTTTTCTGATAGCCAAGACAGGCTAGCACGACAGGTTGACAGTAGTTGCATGTTCTCAGAAACATCAGATTATCAGGTATTCAGGAgagatgaaaaaagaaagagaataCAAAACATTTAGAAGCGACACTAACCCAGATCAATTGGATGGAAAAGCATCTCCGGGACAAGGAACCTCTCATTGGTCAAGGCAAATTCCTGCGGAGTGAAAATTCCTTAGATGGTACCAAGTAACATTTGACATATAATAAAAACTCAGAATGTTACATTTTGACTTAATTCAGGCTTTTTTCGATCTTCAGACTTGTCTATGTTACTGTCACCAAATTTTATATCTGATTCTCCGTCGACAGGCAATGAACAGTATCGACGTGCTTCATCCAAGTCTTTGACAAATCCTTTCTTGTATGTTATCCCATCTGGGAGAATGTAAGAACATCTAAATGGGTTGTCCTTAAATGATAGCCTGCAATAATTGCATAACATGATGTTCGGCAATTTGAGTACCTATAGACAATGACATAGACTAGCAGACAAAATAGTgtgataaaaaatatattgaaTGCCAAACATAGACCAGCTACTTAAACCAATGAACCAACTAGTGAATCAGTGATGTCACATAATAACTAATTAAGAATACCTCTATGCCTCTATCCACTTGTTAATTTGAAGGTTTCAAACTCTTCATAAAATCTGATTTTTCCTAAAATCACAGACCCCAGCATTCATCAATTACACATAGCTCAATAGAAAAATCACATCCCACTATTCAGACCACAAAGGATCAGTTTATCCTTGGCATATCTTCTCAACTGaacataactaattatctgaCTATTCAACTATGCACTAGTCAAGTTCAAACTCCAAGTATATGGTGATCTTGCATTTGCATTGCCTTCGATCTTTTGCCAGAAGGAAATATGACTGCTCTCTGGCAACTGAAATTTTTGTTCAGGTCCAGGACAGCAGTTATAACTACAGGTTTCCCAAAATAGTTTAGGCTTGTGTCTCTATAATGTACAGTCGGATAAAAATGTTAGCCATCTTTGTTTGAAGCTTTCATAACCACCACCATTATACGAAAACCAGACTAACCAATTATCGAGGCATTTGAAGCTAATGAACAATTGTTGTTTCAAATCTTCAAAATAAGtcagttattttgggacggaggaagtaggaCACAGTGGTTACCCTtcagcaagaaaaaaatacgCAACATAATTTCTTTCAAGGATACAGCATTTAGTTCCATAATTATTAGGCTATGAGCACATCTGGTTAGATCGCTTGCTCAAACAACTCATCAACAGTTAAAATTATAAAGGGCACACATTCCTAGCTGGTCTATCCATATGAAAAGGTCACCATTTTAACTTTAAAGTAAACCTGAAATATGGTCACAGTCCAACCTTAAACAAACTAAAGGAAAATATATCCATATCCTTTGCAATAAGGAGAGCAGCAGACCTGGCAAGGTGAAGATCACGAGGAACGTCAAGGGATACGAAGCATAACTTTTCCTTAGCATCATCAATGAGGAGGGTCTCATCCATTACATTAAGGGAACGGTATGAAACAAGCTCCTTGAGATAGTTTGTGAGGGCCTTGCCACCAAGGTCCATGCGCCGCACAGCATAATTGAGCGTAAAGTTCTGAAGGACAGGAGATGCATGGGTGAAGGAGAAGCCACAGTCAACAACAAGACTGCATTGGGCATGAAAAAGCGAAGGCTGCCGGCTGGCCTCATAAAGGTGGACAAGGGAAGGAGCGTCTGCAACACAAAGAGATTTGAAGCCAAACTCCTCAAACACAAGTTCATCAGTTGCATGCTGTAGTCCTGGAGGGTTGAACTGTGGCTCCACCAGTAACAAGGATGAGTTTGTAGGATCCACCTGGAGTAGGTTGCGCAGAACCCGTTCCCACACCTCCCGTTGCACCTCTGTATTTATAAGATAGCCACGGTCAATAGGACGCCTCAATGTCATACCAGTCACATCAATGTCCTGTGCCTGCAGCTGGTCAGCCGCTAGCCATTTCTTCGAATTTGCATTGGAACCAGGGGACTTTGCTATACAGTTGGGGACTACAGCAATTGGATCCTTGTCCCCACCAAAACCAGCCTTCAGAAGACCACCCCCATTGTCTATTACCACCACACCTGATCGACCTGCCATTTAAGATCCCTTAACTTCTCTCGTATTCAAGCCTGTCCCTATAAGCTGAGACCCAAGCCGGTAAACTTGAATCTACAAGGGGTTCCtacaaaagaacaaaaaaaagaatcaaagtTGTAAATTGTAATTGCTCAAAATTGCCGATAAGTCTTCCTAAGTAAATGGCATGTGTTGGCAGCAGACATAATAATTTAGCTAGACATGGCTTGAGCGCAACAGGAGAAGAAGCTCTAGCATAGTTTCTTCCAAACAACTTCATATAGCAATATAGCAAATCATGGAGCCGGTCAGAAGTTGTTTACCaaaacatggcaactagaaAAGTTAATCATGAAGTTCAACTCATGTAAGCATGGAAGTAGGTAGATCAACATCTATATA
The Brachypodium distachyon strain Bd21 chromosome 2, Brachypodium_distachyon_v3.0, whole genome shotgun sequence genome window above contains:
- the LOC100843255 gene encoding actin-related protein 6 translates to MAGRSGVVVIDNGGGLLKAGFGGDKDPIAVVPNCIAKSPGSNANSKKWLAADQLQAQDIDVTGMTLRRPIDRGYLINTEVQREVWERVLRNLLQVDPTNSSLLLVEPQFNPPGLQHATDELVFEEFGFKSLCVADAPSLVHLYEASRQPSLFHAQCSLVVDCGFSFTHASPVLQNFTLNYAVRRMDLGGKALTNYLKELVSYRSLNVMDETLLIDDAKEKLCFVSLDVPRDLHLARLSFKDNPFRCSYILPDGITYKKGFVKDLDEARRYCSLPVDGESDIKFGDSNIDKSEDRKKPELSQNEFALTNERFLVPEMLFHPIDLGMNQAGLAECIVRSVQACHPFIQPVLFESIILTGGSTLFPRFTERLKIELRPLVPEDYHVKIIPQENPILGVWRGGSILASSPGFESMCVTKSEYEEMGSARCRQRFFH
- the LOC100841427 gene encoding rab escort protein 1: MADASAGGSLDDYPTIDPTSFDVVVCGTGLPESILAAACAAAGKTVLHVDPNPFYGSLFSSIPLPSLHSFLSSDSSTPCPSSSTATSSSSAAAASHTAVDLERRSLYSEVETSGTVPESSRRFTVDLVGPRVLYCADEAVDLLLRSGGSHHVEFKSVEGGTLLYWDGALYPVPDSRKAIFKDATLQLTEKNLLFRFFKLVQSHIAASSSGDNEREGEASGMISEEELVLPFTEFLEKQRLPPKIRAVVLYAIAMADHDQDVAEPCEKLLTTRDGIKTIALYSSSIGRFANAEGAFIYPMYGHGELPQAFCRFAAVKGALYVLRMPVTALLMDEEKKRYIGTRLASGQDILCQQLILDPSYKIPSLDLPSDASDSKAQREVARGICMISRSVKQDSSNVLVVFPPKSIQEQQVAAVRVLQLSSNVAVCPPGMYIAYLSTPCSDAITGKQCINKAIEVLFHTQALEGSEGPLETKSENNDDTKPALIWKCVYVQEITQGTSGTVLSCPMPDEDLDFRNILESTKKLFADTYPNEEFLPRNSAPKYNDDDSDSAE